The following coding sequences lie in one Microvirga sp. 17 mud 1-3 genomic window:
- a CDS encoding LysE family translocator has translation MSGMSAFLSGATVGLAITMPIGPMSLLCIQRALGSGALAGFATGLGAATVLVLYTTCAILGLGPALAAAMKDSQVALSIMSAGLLLWLSARVLGRTISLAAPCTDSRGAVSSYCSAVACALFNPLTPVLLAAVLPVVAAPEPSAASTMIAGVFAASVGWWLIVSGGVAVLRARLSVTVLNLFNKASGLILGALGLLMAANAVQLRF, from the coding sequence ATGAGCGGCATGTCGGCATTCCTGTCGGGCGCGACTGTCGGGCTGGCGATCACCATGCCGATCGGGCCGATGAGCCTGCTCTGCATCCAGCGCGCACTGGGTTCGGGCGCCCTTGCGGGGTTCGCCACCGGGCTCGGAGCCGCGACCGTCCTGGTGCTCTACACGACCTGCGCGATCCTGGGCCTCGGCCCTGCCCTCGCGGCCGCTATGAAGGACAGCCAGGTCGCGCTTTCGATCATGTCGGCCGGCCTCCTCCTCTGGCTGAGCGCCCGCGTCCTCGGTCGTACTATCTCCCTGGCGGCGCCGTGCACCGACAGTCGGGGTGCCGTATCGTCCTATTGCAGCGCCGTCGCCTGCGCCCTGTTCAATCCACTGACCCCCGTCCTTCTGGCAGCTGTCCTGCCGGTCGTCGCGGCCCCGGAACCAAGTGCCGCCTCGACGATGATCGCAGGCGTGTTCGCCGCCTCGGTCGGCTGGTGGCTGATCGTGAGCGGTGGCGTCGCGGTGCTTCGCGCAAGACTGAGCGTGACGGTCCTGAACCTTTTCAACAAGGCGTCCGGCCTGATCCTGGGAGCGCTCGGTCTCCTGATGGCCGCGAACGCCGTACAACTGCGTTTCTAA
- a CDS encoding SDR family NAD(P)-dependent oxidoreductase, protein MTKPLSNRVAVVTGASRGIGRAAALALADAGAHIIALARTQGALESLDDEIRAKGSSATLVPVDLKDFDALDRLGAAIYERWGKLDILLGNAGILGELAPITHVDQPVWDAVMAINVTANYRLLRSLDPLLRASDAGRAIFVTSGAASKCTAYWGVYSVSKAALNALVRTYAAETVTTPVKAMLLNPGPLATAMRRAALPGEDQSTLKTPEDLAPHVVKLARPDWTETGKIYDFTQDGKVLTPQMPA, encoded by the coding sequence ATGACCAAGCCCCTCTCCAACCGCGTCGCGGTCGTCACCGGCGCGTCTCGCGGCATCGGCCGCGCGGCCGCGCTCGCGCTTGCGGATGCTGGCGCGCACATCATCGCGCTGGCCCGCACGCAGGGTGCTCTCGAATCCCTCGACGACGAGATCCGCGCCAAGGGCTCCTCCGCGACCCTCGTGCCGGTGGACCTGAAGGATTTCGACGCCCTCGACCGGCTCGGCGCCGCCATCTACGAGCGCTGGGGCAAGCTCGATATCCTGCTCGGCAATGCGGGCATCCTCGGCGAGCTTGCGCCCATCACGCATGTGGACCAGCCCGTCTGGGACGCCGTGATGGCCATCAACGTGACGGCGAATTACCGCCTGCTCCGCTCCCTGGATCCGCTGCTGCGCGCCTCCGACGCGGGCCGCGCGATCTTCGTCACGTCGGGCGCCGCGAGCAAATGCACGGCCTATTGGGGCGTCTATTCCGTCTCCAAGGCCGCCCTGAACGCCCTGGTGCGGACCTATGCGGCCGAGACGGTCACGACCCCCGTGAAGGCGATGCTCCTCAACCCGGGACCGCTCGCCACCGCCATGCGCCGCGCGGCCCTTCCGGGCGAGGACCAATCGACCCTGAAGACCCCCGAGGACCTCGCGCCTCACGTGGTGAAGCTGGCGCGTCCGGACTGGACCGAGACCGGCAAGATCTACGACTTCACCCAGGACGGAAAGGTCCTCACACCGCAGATGCCCGCCTGA
- the purF gene encoding amidophosphoribosyltransferase translates to MSSLSETWQIRPKTVDLDLDGDTLREECGVFGIYGHPDAAAITALGLHALQHRGQEAAGIVSFNGHVFHLERKLGLVGDGFSDRSVIERLEGFSAIGHVRYSTTGETVLRNVQPLFAELDGGGFAVAHNGNLTNGLTLRRNLIRDGAICQSTTDTEVIVHLVARSRHGRVVDRFLEAIKQIEGAYSLVALTNKKLIGARDPLGIRPLVLGELDGRYILTSETCALDIIGARFVRDIENGECVVISDEGIESFRFAPQQPARPCIFEYIYFARPDSIVNGHSVYAVRKGMGRELAQESPADADVVIPVPDSGVPAAIGYAQSCGLPYELGIIRNHYVGRTFIQPTQSVRELGVRMKHSANRSAIEGKRIVLVDDSLVRGTTSVKIVRMMREAGAREVHFRIASPPITHPDFYGIDTPEKEKLLAATHDLEQMRAYIGADSLAFLSIEGIYRAMGEKSRNPAQPQFTDHCFTGDYPTPLTDLTVATPRRLSLLAEAD, encoded by the coding sequence ATGTCTTCTCTGTCTGAGACGTGGCAGATCCGGCCCAAAACGGTGGATCTTGACCTCGACGGCGATACCTTACGCGAGGAATGCGGTGTCTTCGGCATCTACGGGCACCCGGACGCCGCCGCCATCACGGCCTTGGGGCTCCACGCGCTTCAGCATCGTGGACAGGAAGCGGCCGGCATCGTGTCCTTCAACGGTCACGTCTTCCATCTGGAACGCAAGCTCGGCCTCGTCGGTGACGGTTTCTCGGACCGCTCGGTGATCGAGCGCCTGGAAGGCTTCTCGGCCATCGGCCATGTACGCTATTCCACCACGGGCGAGACGGTGCTGCGCAACGTGCAGCCGCTCTTCGCCGAACTGGACGGCGGCGGCTTCGCGGTGGCCCATAACGGCAACCTGACCAACGGCCTGACCCTTCGCCGCAACCTCATCCGTGACGGCGCCATCTGCCAGTCCACCACGGACACGGAGGTGATCGTCCATCTCGTCGCCCGCAGCCGCCACGGCCGGGTGGTCGACCGGTTCCTCGAAGCGATCAAGCAGATCGAGGGCGCCTATTCGCTGGTGGCGCTGACCAACAAGAAGCTCATCGGCGCCCGCGACCCGCTCGGCATCCGCCCCCTCGTGCTGGGCGAGCTCGACGGCCGCTACATCCTGACCTCCGAGACCTGCGCCCTCGACATCATCGGCGCCCGCTTCGTCCGTGACATCGAGAACGGCGAATGCGTGGTCATCTCGGACGAGGGAATCGAGTCCTTCCGCTTCGCGCCGCAGCAGCCGGCCCGTCCCTGCATCTTCGAGTACATCTATTTCGCCCGGCCCGATTCCATCGTGAACGGTCACAGCGTCTATGCGGTGCGTAAAGGTATGGGCCGGGAGCTCGCGCAGGAATCCCCGGCGGATGCCGACGTGGTGATCCCGGTGCCGGATTCCGGTGTTCCGGCCGCCATCGGCTATGCCCAGAGCTGCGGCCTTCCTTACGAGCTCGGCATCATCCGCAACCATTATGTGGGCCGCACCTTCATCCAGCCGACGCAGTCGGTGCGCGAGCTCGGCGTGCGCATGAAGCACTCGGCCAACCGCTCGGCCATCGAGGGCAAGCGGATTGTGCTGGTGGACGACAGCCTGGTGCGAGGCACCACCTCGGTGAAGATCGTCCGCATGATGCGCGAAGCCGGCGCCCGCGAGGTGCATTTCCGCATCGCTAGCCCGCCGATCACCCATCCGGACTTCTACGGCATCGATACGCCCGAGAAGGAGAAGCTCCTGGCCGCGACCCACGACCTCGAGCAGATGCGCGCCTATATCGGGGCGGATTCCCTTGCGTTCCTTTCCATCGAGGGCATCTACCGGGCCATGGGCGAAAAGAGCCGCAACCCGGCGCAGCCGCAATTCACCGACCATTGCTTCACGGGCGACTACCCGACCCCGCTGACCGACCTGACGGTGGCCACGCCGCGCCGCCTTTCCCTTCTTGCCGAGGCCGACTGA
- a CDS encoding CvpA family protein — protein MPFSILDLVVVGVVLISGLLAAVRGFTREVLAIVAWVAAAAVAWYLHPAVLPLAQQYIHNHTVALVAAIGGIFVVTLIVVSIITVQISDLILDSRIGALDRTLGLVFGAARGFLICVIGWAFLGWLLQGKNPDWAATSRTRPAMENTRDSIIAMLPENAEALIQKLRDKGKPEIEQGEPAEPDPQRPGTAPAAPASPPARPAQPRG, from the coding sequence ATGCCTTTTTCCATTCTGGATCTCGTTGTCGTCGGCGTCGTTCTGATTTCCGGTCTTCTGGCCGCCGTCCGCGGCTTCACGCGCGAAGTGCTAGCGATCGTGGCCTGGGTCGCGGCCGCCGCGGTGGCCTGGTATCTGCACCCGGCCGTGCTGCCTTTGGCGCAGCAATATATCCACAATCACACGGTGGCCCTTGTGGCGGCGATCGGCGGCATCTTCGTCGTGACCCTCATCGTGGTCTCGATCATCACGGTCCAGATCTCCGACCTGATTCTCGATTCCCGCATCGGCGCCCTCGACCGGACCCTCGGCCTGGTCTTCGGCGCGGCGCGAGGCTTCCTCATCTGCGTCATCGGCTGGGCCTTCCTGGGCTGGCTCCTCCAGGGCAAGAACCCCGACTGGGCCGCGACGTCGCGCACCCGCCCGGCCATGGAGAACACCCGCGACAGCATCATCGCCATGCTGCCCGAGAATGCCGAAGCGCTGATCCAGAAGCTGCGCGACAAGGGCAAGCCCGAGATCGAGCAGGGCGAACCGGCCGAGCCCGATCCGCAGCGCCCCGGCACTGCTCCGGCTGCGCCGGCCTCGCCGCCGGCCCGGCCCGCGCAGCCCCGCGGCTGA
- the radA gene encoding DNA repair protein RadA, which translates to MAKRQASFACQECGAVYNRWKGKCEACGGWNTIVEETGSANPMVGPVATRPSRAKGRIFPLEGLSGEAKEAPRTPSGIAELDRVTGGGFVHGSIILLGGDPGIGKSTLLMQATAALANRGERVAYISGEEAVAQVRLRAERLGLGQAPVELASETNVEDIVATLSQGRPPALAIIDSIQTMWTETVESAPGTVTQVRGSAQALIRFAKTTGTAVILVGHVTKDGQIAGPRVVEHMVDAVVSFEGDTGHHFRILRAVKNRFGPTDEIGVFEMSDRGLREVPNPSELFLAGRDLATPGTAVFAGMEGTRPLLVEIQALVAPSSLGTPRRAVVGWDPARLSMVLAVLEAHGGLRLGMHDVYLNVAGGLRITEPAADLAAAAALVSSLSGNPLPPDTVYFGELGLSGAIRPVAQAEARLKEAAKLGFASAVSPPARTDRKERLPLAASSIGHITDLVAGIAARQNRLARSRA; encoded by the coding sequence ATGGCGAAGCGTCAGGCCTCCTTCGCGTGCCAGGAATGCGGCGCGGTCTACAATCGCTGGAAGGGCAAATGCGAGGCCTGCGGCGGCTGGAACACCATCGTCGAGGAGACCGGCTCTGCGAACCCGATGGTCGGCCCCGTGGCCACGCGCCCGTCCCGCGCCAAGGGCCGGATCTTCCCGCTCGAGGGCCTTTCGGGCGAGGCGAAGGAGGCTCCGCGCACGCCTTCTGGCATCGCGGAGCTCGACCGGGTGACCGGCGGCGGCTTCGTCCACGGCTCCATCATCCTTCTCGGCGGCGATCCGGGCATCGGCAAGTCGACCCTCCTCATGCAGGCCACGGCCGCTCTGGCGAACCGGGGTGAGCGGGTCGCGTACATTTCGGGTGAGGAGGCGGTGGCGCAGGTGCGCCTTAGGGCCGAGCGCCTCGGCCTCGGCCAGGCGCCCGTGGAGCTCGCCTCCGAAACCAACGTGGAAGACATCGTCGCGACTCTGTCCCAGGGCCGCCCGCCGGCGCTTGCGATCATCGACTCGATCCAGACCATGTGGACCGAGACGGTCGAATCCGCCCCCGGCACCGTGACCCAGGTGCGCGGCAGCGCCCAGGCGCTGATCCGGTTCGCCAAGACTACCGGCACGGCCGTGATCCTGGTGGGCCACGTGACCAAGGACGGGCAGATCGCCGGTCCCCGCGTCGTCGAGCACATGGTCGACGCAGTCGTCTCCTTCGAGGGCGATACGGGCCACCATTTCCGCATCCTGCGCGCCGTGAAGAATCGCTTCGGACCGACCGACGAGATCGGCGTGTTCGAGATGTCCGACCGAGGCCTGCGCGAGGTGCCGAATCCCTCCGAGCTCTTTCTGGCCGGGCGCGATCTCGCGACGCCCGGAACGGCAGTCTTTGCCGGCATGGAGGGCACCCGCCCGCTCCTCGTGGAAATCCAGGCCCTCGTCGCTCCCTCGTCCCTCGGCACCCCGCGCCGGGCCGTCGTGGGCTGGGATCCGGCGCGCCTGTCCATGGTGCTCGCCGTGCTGGAGGCTCATGGGGGCCTCCGTCTCGGGATGCACGACGTTTACCTGAACGTCGCGGGCGGCCTGCGCATCACGGAGCCTGCCGCCGATCTCGCGGCGGCAGCCGCCCTGGTCTCGTCGCTCTCGGGCAATCCCCTGCCGCCCGACACGGTTTATTTCGGCGAGCTCGGCCTGTCCGGCGCCATCCGGCCCGTCGCCCAGGCCGAGGCGCGGCTGAAGGAAGCCGCCAAGCTCGGCTTTGCCAGTGCCGTTTCTCCCCCGGCCCGGACCGACCGGAAGGAGCGTCTGCCCCTGGCAGCCTCCTCCATCGGGCACATCACCGACCTGGTGGCCGGGATCGCAGCGCGCCAGAACCGGCTTGCCCGCTCCCGGGCCTGA
- the alr gene encoding alanine racemase: protein MSQTAPQGHIPEEAAGALLRIDLDALVSNWRTLRTQAGGAETSAVVKANAYGTGIEKAVPALAAAGCRTFFLAHVSGAIRARAVAPEATIYVLNGLLPGSCGHLVAHSLRPVLGSLPEIDEWASFCRAEGRAFEAAIHVDTGMNRLGLTVSEGLALAARPELKDFTPALLMSHFVSAEERDNPLNLRQIEAFTAVRNALPGLPASLANSSGIFLPQKPHFDLVRPGYALYGGNPTPGEANPMRPVVELEGRIVQLRFVETDETVGYNGRWTAGGRRRIATVSVGYADGYPRSASSPGRSGEPGLRGMALVGGQLCPFAGTVSMDLLAVDVTDAPESALVRGGPVTLIGGPLTVDEVGRRAGTIGYEILTGLGPRYRRVYTGATL from the coding sequence ATGTCCCAGACGGCCCCGCAGGGCCACATCCCCGAGGAGGCCGCCGGCGCGCTCCTTCGCATCGACCTGGATGCCCTTGTGTCCAACTGGCGGACCCTGCGCACGCAGGCGGGCGGCGCCGAGACCTCGGCGGTCGTCAAGGCGAACGCCTATGGCACCGGCATCGAGAAGGCCGTTCCGGCCCTGGCGGCCGCCGGCTGCCGCACCTTCTTCCTGGCCCATGTGAGCGGAGCGATCCGGGCCCGTGCGGTCGCGCCTGAGGCGACGATCTACGTGCTCAACGGGCTCCTGCCCGGCTCCTGCGGGCATCTGGTGGCCCATAGCCTTCGGCCGGTCCTCGGCTCCCTGCCCGAGATCGACGAATGGGCGTCCTTCTGCCGGGCTGAAGGACGCGCCTTCGAGGCGGCGATCCATGTGGACACGGGCATGAACCGCCTCGGCCTGACCGTCAGCGAGGGCCTCGCCCTCGCGGCTCGGCCGGAGCTGAAGGATTTCACGCCCGCCCTGCTCATGAGCCATTTCGTCTCCGCCGAGGAGCGGGACAACCCACTCAACCTCCGGCAGATCGAGGCATTCACGGCCGTCCGGAACGCCCTGCCGGGCCTTCCGGCCTCCCTGGCCAATTCCTCCGGCATCTTCCTGCCCCAGAAGCCTCATTTCGACCTCGTCCGGCCGGGCTATGCCCTCTATGGCGGCAATCCGACCCCCGGCGAGGCCAATCCCATGCGGCCGGTGGTGGAGCTCGAAGGCCGGATCGTGCAGCTGCGCTTCGTCGAGACGGACGAGACTGTGGGCTATAACGGCCGCTGGACAGCCGGCGGCCGGAGGCGGATCGCCACGGTCTCGGTGGGCTATGCGGACGGCTATCCCCGCTCCGCAAGCTCCCCGGGCCGCAGCGGCGAGCCTGGCCTGCGCGGCATGGCTCTGGTGGGAGGGCAGCTGTGTCCCTTCGCCGGAACCGTCTCCATGGACCTGCTCGCCGTCGACGTCACGGACGCGCCGGAGAGTGCCCTGGTCCGAGGCGGCCCCGTGACCCTGATCGGCGGACCTCTGACGGTCGACGAGGTCGGGCGCCGAGCTGGCACCATCGGCTACGAGATCCTCACGGGCCTCGGGCCCCGCTATCGGCGCGTCTATACCGGGGCGACGCTCTGA
- a CDS encoding replicative DNA helicase, translated as MATANALIARIDSAEPQFRVAPSNIDAEQALLGAILVNNDAYYRVSDFLEASHFIEDLHRRIYEVATSLIKAGKVATPITLKTFLGDQDLGGLTVSQYLARLAAEATTVINAEDYGRTIYDLAIRRNLISIGEDMVNVAYDAPVDSAPRDQIEEAERRLYELAETGRYDGGFQRFSDALTQAIDMAAAAYKREGKLSGISTGLVDLDRTLGGLQPSDLVILAGRPAMGKTSLVTNIAFNIAKAYQAEKQPDGTMKTINGGIVGFFSLEMSAEQLATRIIAEQSGVASYKIRRGDMREDDFYKITEAAREMQSIPFYVDQTGGISIAQLAARARRLKRQRGLDLLVVDYLQLLSASAKKGENRVQELTEITTGLKALAKELAVPVVALSQLSRQVEARDDKRPQLADLRESGSIEQDADVVMFVYREEYYLKNKEPKPGTEEYFKWQAEMDQVHGKAEVIIGKQRHGPTGTVQLAFQADITRFTNLADEDKLPERIGD; from the coding sequence ATGGCCACCGCCAATGCCCTGATCGCTCGGATCGATTCGGCAGAGCCGCAATTCCGCGTCGCCCCGAGCAACATCGATGCCGAGCAGGCGCTGCTGGGCGCCATTCTCGTCAATAACGACGCCTATTACCGGGTCTCCGACTTCCTGGAGGCCTCCCATTTCATCGAGGACCTACACCGGCGCATCTATGAGGTGGCAACAAGCCTCATCAAGGCCGGCAAGGTCGCGACACCGATTACGCTGAAGACCTTCCTGGGTGACCAGGACCTCGGCGGCCTCACGGTGTCCCAATACCTCGCGCGCCTCGCGGCCGAAGCCACGACGGTCATCAACGCGGAGGATTACGGCCGCACGATTTACGACCTCGCCATCCGCCGGAACCTGATCTCCATCGGCGAGGACATGGTGAACGTCGCCTATGACGCACCGGTCGACAGCGCTCCGCGGGACCAGATCGAGGAGGCCGAGCGCCGGCTCTACGAACTCGCCGAGACCGGCCGCTACGACGGCGGCTTCCAGCGCTTCTCAGACGCCCTGACCCAGGCCATCGATATGGCGGCGGCGGCCTACAAGCGGGAAGGCAAGCTGTCGGGCATCTCGACCGGCCTCGTCGACCTCGACCGGACGCTCGGCGGCCTCCAGCCGTCCGACCTCGTGATCCTGGCCGGCCGTCCGGCCATGGGTAAGACCTCGCTCGTCACCAATATCGCCTTCAACATCGCCAAGGCCTACCAGGCCGAGAAGCAGCCCGACGGCACCATGAAGACGATCAACGGCGGCATCGTGGGCTTCTTCTCTCTCGAAATGTCGGCCGAGCAGCTCGCCACCCGTATCATCGCCGAGCAATCCGGCGTGGCCTCCTACAAGATCCGCCGCGGCGACATGCGCGAGGACGACTTCTACAAGATCACCGAAGCCGCCCGCGAGATGCAGTCGATCCCGTTCTACGTCGACCAGACCGGCGGCATCTCCATCGCCCAGCTCGCGGCCCGGGCCCGGCGGCTGAAGCGCCAGCGTGGGCTCGACCTGCTGGTGGTCGACTACCTCCAGCTCCTCTCCGCCTCGGCCAAGAAAGGCGAGAACCGGGTGCAGGAGCTGACCGAGATCACCACCGGCCTCAAGGCGCTCGCCAAGGAACTGGCGGTCCCCGTCGTGGCCCTGTCCCAGCTCTCCCGTCAGGTGGAAGCCCGCGACGACAAGCGCCCCCAGCTCGCGGATCTTCGCGAATCCGGCTCCATCGAGCAGGACGCCGACGTGGTCATGTTCGTTTATCGTGAAGAGTATTATCTGAAGAACAAGGAGCCGAAGCCCGGCACCGAGGAATATTTCAAGTGGCAGGCCGAGATGGACCAGGTCCACGGCAAGGCGGAGGTCATCATCGGCAAGCAGCGTCACGGCCCCACCGGCACGGTACAGCTCGCCTTCCAGGCCGACATCACCCGCTTCACCAATCTCGCAGACGAAGACAAGCTTCCTGAACGGATCGGCGATTGA
- the rplI gene encoding 50S ribosomal protein L9: MEVILLERVAKLGQMGETVKVRDGYARNFLLPRGKALRATKTNKEHFENQRAQLEARNLERRKEAEAVGEKLNGQSFVIIRQAGETGVLYGSVSTRDLAETMTQNGFSVDRNQIVLNTPIKTLGMHPVPVALHPEVEVEVTINVARSPEEAERQARGEAVSTREETNLDDLGLEVGAALAEAGDVEL; the protein is encoded by the coding sequence ATGGAAGTGATTCTTCTCGAGCGCGTCGCAAAGCTCGGCCAGATGGGCGAGACCGTGAAGGTGCGCGACGGTTATGCGCGCAACTTCCTTCTGCCACGCGGCAAGGCCCTGCGCGCCACCAAGACCAACAAAGAGCATTTCGAGAACCAGCGCGCCCAGCTTGAGGCCCGCAACCTCGAGCGCCGCAAGGAGGCCGAGGCTGTCGGCGAGAAGCTGAACGGCCAGAGCTTCGTCATCATCCGCCAGGCCGGCGAGACGGGCGTTCTCTACGGCTCGGTCTCGACCCGCGACCTCGCCGAGACGATGACCCAGAACGGCTTCTCGGTCGACCGTAACCAGATCGTCCTCAACACCCCGATCAAGACCCTGGGCATGCACCCGGTCCCGGTCGCCCTCCATCCGGAGGTCGAGGTCGAGGTGACGATCAACGTCGCCCGCAGCCCCGAGGAAGCCGAGCGTCAGGCCCGCGGCGAAGCGGTCTCGACCCGCGAGGAGACCAACCTCGACGATCTCGGCCTCGAGGTCGGTGCCGCCCTCGCCGAAGCCGGCGACGTGGAGCTCTAA
- a CDS encoding DUF2232 domain-containing protein — MNFLLPGIGAGLVSALLTAVIVKATPLAAVLYLLSPIPVLIVSLGWNHRAGLVAALVGGLAIALVLSPMSGLGFALVTALPAWWLAYLALLGRPAADGSIEWYPTGRLLTWVAATAALTVVAAGIVSTGWNYDTFLANAREVAEAFVNLQFPQGQPNSLDAETRAGVIDLFARVTPFLSAQGFTAVLALYLWAAAKIVALSKRLPRPWPPVPELIMPRTAAIVLGACLLTLPLGLEGFISVFATALAGALFMAFALQGLAAIHDRTRGNAVRGFILSALYVVLFLTQGILMIALSLFGIADSVFGLRRRFPGRRGPKLPQTPST; from the coding sequence ATGAATTTCCTTCTTCCAGGCATCGGCGCGGGCCTCGTTTCGGCCCTCCTGACCGCGGTGATCGTCAAGGCGACCCCGCTGGCGGCCGTCCTGTATCTTCTGTCCCCCATCCCGGTCCTTATCGTCTCGCTCGGCTGGAATCACCGCGCCGGCCTCGTGGCCGCGCTCGTCGGCGGCTTGGCGATCGCCCTTGTCCTGTCGCCCATGAGCGGCCTCGGCTTCGCCCTGGTGACTGCGCTTCCAGCCTGGTGGCTCGCCTATCTCGCGCTCCTCGGCCGCCCTGCGGCGGACGGCTCCATCGAGTGGTATCCGACCGGGCGCCTCCTGACCTGGGTGGCCGCCACCGCAGCCCTGACCGTGGTCGCGGCAGGGATTGTCTCGACCGGGTGGAATTACGACACTTTCCTGGCCAATGCCCGGGAGGTCGCGGAAGCCTTCGTCAACCTGCAATTCCCGCAAGGGCAGCCCAACAGCCTGGATGCCGAGACCCGCGCAGGCGTGATCGACCTGTTCGCGCGCGTCACGCCCTTCCTGTCGGCTCAAGGGTTTACGGCCGTCCTCGCCCTCTATCTGTGGGCGGCAGCCAAGATCGTTGCCCTGTCGAAGCGCCTGCCCCGCCCGTGGCCGCCGGTTCCCGAGCTGATCATGCCGCGGACGGCTGCGATCGTCCTCGGCGCCTGCCTTCTGACACTGCCACTCGGCCTCGAGGGCTTCATCAGCGTCTTCGCGACCGCTCTCGCGGGCGCCCTGTTCATGGCCTTCGCCCTGCAGGGCCTCGCGGCCATTCACGACCGCACCCGTGGCAATGCGGTCCGCGGCTTCATCCTGAGCGCGCTCTACGTGGTGCTGTTCCTGACCCAGGGCATCCTGATGATCGCTCTGTCCCTGTTCGGCATTGCCGATTCCGTTTTCGGGCTACGCCGCCGCTTTCCTGGCCGGCGCGGGCCGAAATTGCCCCAGACCCCTTCAACCTGA
- the rpsR gene encoding 30S ribosomal protein S18, whose protein sequence is MAAGAGGGGGRRPFFRRRKTCPFSGPNAPKIDYKDTKLLSRYISERGKIVPSRITAVSAKKQRELAQAIKRARFMGLLPYVIR, encoded by the coding sequence ATGGCTGCTGGTGCTGGTGGCGGCGGTGGCCGTCGTCCTTTCTTCCGTCGGCGCAAGACCTGCCCGTTCTCGGGCCCGAACGCTCCGAAGATCGACTACAAGGACACGAAGCTCCTTTCGCGCTACATCTCCGAGCGCGGCAAGATCGTGCCCTCGCGCATCACGGCCGTTTCGGCCAAGAAGCAGCGTGAGCTCGCCCAGGCGATCAAGCGCGCCCGCTTCATGGGCCTGCTGCCCTACGTGATCCGCTAA
- the rpsF gene encoding 30S ribosomal protein S6 translates to MPLYEHVFLARQDVTSQQVEAMIDQYKAVIEQNGGKVEKTEMWGVKSLAYRIKKNRKAHFTMFNLDAPAQAVAEMERQMRISEDILRFMTIRVEELDAEPSVMMQKRDRDERKDRERRERDGGSFETAESEEA, encoded by the coding sequence ATGCCTCTCTACGAGCATGTGTTTTTGGCTCGCCAGGACGTGACGTCCCAGCAGGTCGAAGCGATGATCGACCAGTATAAGGCCGTCATCGAGCAGAATGGCGGCAAGGTCGAGAAGACCGAGATGTGGGGCGTGAAGTCCCTCGCCTACCGCATCAAGAAGAACCGCAAGGCGCATTTCACGATGTTCAACCTCGACGCTCCCGCTCAGGCGGTGGCCGAGATGGAGCGTCAGATGCGCATCAGCGAAGACATCCTTCGCTTCATGACCATCCGGGTGGAAGAGCTCGACGCCGAGCCGTCGGTGATGATGCAGAAGCGCGACCGCGACGAGCGCAAGGACCGCGAGCGCCGTGAGCGCGATGGCGGTAGCTTCGAGACCGCTGAAAGCGAGGAGGCATAA
- a CDS encoding aldo/keto reductase: protein MSRRHPDASVSLGLGLLSIGRAWGYRQGEPPPVRDALDLLDHAVARGIRFFDTAPAYAASEQIFGHFLKSQGADAAKLTVSTKMGEHWDADRQSGFVDHSYEALCRSLDRSLELLGRIDVLQIHKATVEALASKDVARAIDYARSTGITKIGASIADLGAARMACGSGWFSHIQFPYNRLSEALEPAFGMARQARMTVLVNRPFAMGQLIHDASADAADALPEALGFVLRQPFKGVILTGTRSKRHLDESVAAFEQATQAGPRS, encoded by the coding sequence ATGAGCCGTCGTCATCCGGACGCATCCGTGAGCCTGGGCCTCGGGCTGCTCTCCATCGGCAGGGCCTGGGGATACCGGCAGGGCGAGCCTCCCCCGGTGAGGGATGCGCTCGATCTCCTTGACCATGCCGTCGCCCGGGGCATCAGGTTCTTCGACACGGCCCCTGCTTATGCCGCGAGCGAACAGATTTTCGGGCATTTTCTCAAGAGCCAGGGTGCAGACGCCGCAAAGCTGACCGTCAGTACCAAGATGGGCGAGCATTGGGACGCGGATCGGCAAAGCGGCTTCGTGGACCATTCCTATGAGGCCCTATGCCGGAGCCTTGACCGGAGCCTGGAGCTGCTCGGACGGATCGATGTGCTCCAGATCCACAAGGCGACCGTCGAGGCTTTGGCATCGAAGGATGTCGCACGGGCCATCGATTACGCCCGTTCCACCGGGATCACGAAGATCGGCGCGAGTATCGCCGATCTTGGCGCCGCGCGAATGGCCTGCGGTTCGGGCTGGTTCAGCCATATCCAGTTCCCCTATAACCGCCTGTCGGAGGCGCTCGAACCGGCCTTCGGGATGGCGCGGCAGGCTCGGATGACCGTCCTGGTCAATCGCCCCTTCGCGATGGGCCAGCTCATTCATGACGCGTCAGCCGATGCCGCCGACGCTCTGCCCGAAGCGCTCGGCTTCGTTCTGCGGCAGCCGTTCAAGGGCGTCATTCTGACCGGAACGAGATCCAAACGGCACCTCGACGAGTCCGTCGCGGCCTTCGAGCAGGCGACCCAAGCTGGCCCTCGCTCATGA